The Nitrospira tepida genome includes a window with the following:
- a CDS encoding peroxiredoxin: protein MPLRLGDEAPNFTADTTEGKINFHEWLGNGWGILFSHPKDFTPVCTTELGYMAKIANEFKKRNVKILAVSVDPLDAHKGWINDINETQNCTVNYPLIADPDKKVATLYDMIHPNALDNMTVRSVFVIGPDKKIKLTLTYPASCGRNFDELLRVIDSLQLTANYKVATPVNWREGQDCIITPAVNDEEAKQLFPKGFKTIKPYLRYTPQPNK from the coding sequence ATGCCATTGCGACTAGGCGATGAAGCCCCCAATTTTACGGCCGATACGACCGAGGGCAAGATCAACTTTCACGAGTGGCTGGGCAACGGATGGGGCATTCTCTTCTCGCACCCCAAGGACTTTACGCCCGTCTGCACCACCGAGCTGGGCTACATGGCGAAGATCGCGAACGAGTTCAAAAAACGGAACGTCAAGATTCTTGCCGTGAGCGTCGACCCGCTCGATGCCCATAAGGGATGGATCAACGACATCAATGAAACGCAAAACTGCACCGTGAACTATCCGCTGATCGCCGACCCGGACAAGAAGGTCGCGACGCTCTACGACATGATCCACCCGAACGCGCTCGACAATATGACCGTCCGGTCCGTGTTCGTGATCGGACCGGACAAGAAGATCAAGCTTACCCTGACCTACCCAGCCTCCTGCGGCAGGAACTTCGACGAATTGCTGAGGGTCATCGATTCGCTGCAACTGACCGCGAACTATAAGGTGGCCACCCCGGTGAACTGGAGGGAAGGGCAGGACTGCATCATCACCCCGGCGGTCAACGACGAAGAGGCCAAGCAGCTCTTCCCGAAGGGCTTCAAGACCATCAAGCCCTATCTCCGCTACACCCCGCAGCCGAATAAGTAA